The stretch of DNA CGGAATCGGAGACCAGGGCGGCGACGGTGCCATCGTCGGCGCGTTCGGCGCGGACGGTGGCGTTGGTGATGGGGATGGAGAAGGTGGCGCAGAGGCGTTCGAGCCAGGCGACGAACCGGGTGTTCTCGATGTGATAGGCGTGGCTGTTATGGAACTGGGGTTCGCCGTTGGGGCGGCGGGGGAAGGCTTTGTCATGGGCCATGAAGGCGGAGACGGGTCCGGCCCAGGGGGTGGAGGGGTCGTAGTAGAAGCCGTTGTTGCGGTTGAGTTCGGGGAGGCGCTGCTGGAACTCGTAGGCGAAGGTGTAGAAGAAGCAGGGGTGGGGTCCCCAGAGGAACTTGAGGCCCAGTTTCCAGGTGGGTTCGGCCAGATCGTAGAAGCCCTGGGGCTGGAGCTTGAGGTATTCGAAGAAGTGTTTGGGGAAGGCGAGCGTGGTGCCTTCGCCGACGCCGATGATGCCGAGTTCCGGGCTGCGCACGACCTGGACATCGAGTTGGGGCAGGCGGCGTTTGAGGGTGATGGCGGCCATCAGTCCGGCGCTTCCCGCCCCGAGGACCAGCACGCGGCGCACGTTCATGGGCGGCATCCTAGGCGGGGGGAGGGGAGGAGGGCAAAGGTTGCGGAGGCGTGGGAGGGGGAATCGGCGGCTGGCGCGGGTCTGGCGGCATCGAAGGCCGAGGGGTCGAGGAGCAGGCGCTGGAGCGCCTCCGGGGCGAGATCTCCGGCGAGCAGGAAGAGAAGGTTGTCGGCCGTCCAGGCCACGGTGCCGAGACGATTGACGGCCCCTTGGGTCGGTTGGTCAGGAAGCCTGCCGTGCAGGGAGCGGGTGGAGACGACGAAGAGGTAGAACATGCCGCGCTCGGCGCCGTCGAGGCAGACCATGGCAACCTTGTGGCCCTGCCAGGAGAGGATTCCACACCCGGCGGGAGGGATCCGGGCGAAGGCTTCCGGGATCGGGAAGGAGGCGGGGGCCTCGCGGGATTCGAGGAAGTTGCGGATCCGGTCGAGGTCGGCGGTGACGAGATCCATGCGGTATTCGCGGAGGACGGTTCGCACCATGCGGTCGGCGAAGGTTGGGAAATCGGCGCGTTCGCGTCCGGAGGGTCGAAGGGCGAAGAGGACCAGAGCGATCACCAGGCAGGCGGCGGCGGCGAGCCAGGCAGGTGGGAAGGGTAGCAAGCTGCGCCGGGATGGGGTGGCGGTCTGGCGCAGGATGCGGTCTGCGAGGCCGGGTGGGGGCGGCAGTTTCCGGAGGGCGAGGCGGGTGCCGGCCTGGAAGGCGCGGTGCCGTTCGAACCAGTCGCGGAGTTCGGGATCGCGGGCGGCGAGATCGAGGGCCCGGGTCCATTCGGGATCGTCCGGAACGTGGGGTTCCGGGCGCCACAGGCTGAGGATGTGCCGCGCTTGGTCGCGGTTCATGGGCGGGGTTTTGCAGGGGTGTCGGAGGTTCGGCTGAGCAGGTGCCGCTGGAGTTGGGCGATGCCGCGGGCGACGCGTGACTTCACCGTGCCGACGGGAACCCGGAGGATGCCGGCGATTTCTGGGTAGGTGTAGTTCTCGAGGTAGAACAGGGCAACGGCGGCGGCGAACGGGGCGTCGAGGCGGGCAAGGGCTTCGAGGACCAGGCGGCCGTCGGTCTCGGCGGGGGCGGCGGGTGGGATATCGGGGAGTTCGGGCTCGACGTCCGCCAGGGAGAAGTGCGGGAAGCGGAGGAGGCGTCGGCGTCGGGCGCCCGCCTCCCGATAGAGGGTGGTGAAGAGCCAGGCACGAACGCGGCTGGGATCGGCGAGGCGATGTCCGTGGCGGGCCCAGCGAAGAAAGGTCTCCTGGACAAGATCGGCGGCGTCGGATGGCTGGCGGGACATGCTGAGGGCAAACCGATACAGGGCGGCGTGGTGATCCCTTACAAGTTCCTCGAAGTCCACGTCGCTGCGTATCACGGGGTGCCGAGGTTGAGAGGCGTGAAACGAGTCTTGGGTTCCCGGGGCCATGGGCCGGCCGTCAGGATGTCGCGGGATGCGGCGTGGGGACGACTCCGAATTCCGGCGGTGGAGGACACCCGAATCCTTGATGGATCCCTGGATGCCCCGCATCGCCGCCTTTGCCGGCCTGCTTCCCGGATCTGGAATGGGTTCAACGACATCAAGGACAACGCCTTGTCTACGGCTACGCGGCCGACAAGGCGGGAACGTCAGCCGCTGCAGCCTGATGGGGGGAAGGCGTGGGCATGTCTTGGGGGGGGCTGGACAAGGGGGCAGCGTCAACAGTAATGAGCCTGACATTCTATTGCTTCTGTGGCGTCAACAGCAATCAGCCTGACAACCTGTTATGCTTCTGCGGTCAATGTAACAAGACGGTCCAATTATTTTAAGATGTTGACCGACAGAGGATTCGTCCGGTAGTGAGACTTTCTCGGGCGTGACACGGATTCTTGGGAGAAGAATTCCGGGAACCCTATCCGGGGGAAGATGCTCTTACCGCCGTGAACCAACTCGATGTGATTCTACCTGGAGAGGCGGCGCACCGGCATAGTCTTTGCATGTCCAGAGCCCGAGAGGGTTGGATCGCAGTGCTGACGTTACTGGCTTGGGGGGGGCCTCCGGCGGTCAAGGCGATGGACTTCCGGGTGGCGCAGCTTCCCAACGGGCATGTCTTTCAATGCGCGAACTGCCATGTCAGTCCGGGGGGAGGCGGGCCGCGCAATCCATTCGGGCAGGCCGTCGAGGCGATCACCGGGACGACTTCGAGGGCCTTCTGGTCGGCGGCGCTGGCGGCGCTGGATTCGGATGGGGACGGCTTCACCAACGGGGAGGAACTGGGCGATCCCGAGGGGACCCGCAATCTGATTCCCAATCATCAGGTGACGAATCCGGGCGATCCCAACAGCCGCCCGGCGCCTCCCGCCAACCAGCCGCCGACTGTGGCGCTGATTGCTCCGCTGGACGGAGCACGGTTCGAGGCTCCGGCTTTGGTCGAGATGGTGGCCGAAGCGTCCGACCCGGACGGGAACGTGGTCCGGGTTGAGTTTCTGAGGAACGGGGAGGTGGCTGGCGAGGTGGCGGTGCCGCCCTACGTGCTGACGCTCCCGTTGGCGCCCGGGGTCCACATGCTGGCGGTGCGGGCCACCGACGACGACGGCGACACGGCGACCTCCACTGCCATCTCGGTTGAAGTGGGCGACGCGCCCGGGGTGGAGCCGACGCGGTTGACCGGCGTGACTCCAGTGGCGGAGGGGTTGGAACTGAGCTGGTCCGATGGGGTCGGCCCGTTCGTGGTGCAGTCGGCGGTGCATCTCGATGAGCCATGGGTGGCCACGGGTGGCGTTTCGGCGGCGCGGATGGCGACGGTGCCCTCCGATGGGGCAGGGGGCTACTTTCGGATCGTGGACTTGGCGGGGGCGGGACCGATCGGGTTCACGGTGACCCTGGCGGGGGCGTTCGAACGACCGGAACCGGTGATCACCGACGGCACGGGGGCGGGCACGCTGCGGTTGGATGGCGAGACACTGACCTTCGAGATCGAGTATGCGGGGCTGTCGGGTCCGGCGGTGGCAGCGCATATCCACGGTCCTTCGGACATGACGGCAAGCTCCGGGGTGATGGTCAACCTGGCGCCGTTCCATGAGGGTGACTTCGGCGCTTCGGGACGATTCTCGGGCTCGGTCCCGCTTGAGCCCGCCGTCAAGGCCGCGCTGCTCGACGGGCGGACCTATGTGAACATCCACACCGGGGCGCATGGGGGTGGGGAGATTCGCGGGCAGGTGCTCCCGATTTTGCATCAGGCGGTTCTCAATGGGGCCAGCGAGCGGCCCAATCCGGTGGTGTCGAACGGGCGGGGCACGGCCTTGTTCCTGCTCGACGGGCTTCAGCTCACCCTGGAGATCGCCTACCGCGGATTGTCGGGGCCGGCGACGATGGCTCACATCCACGGTCCCGCGAATGCCGCGGGCACGGCCGGGGTGCTCATTGACCTGGAGCCGTTCCACGCCGGGCCGTTCGGGGTGTCCGGGCATTTTTCCGGGACGGCGACCCTGACCCCTGCGCAACTGGAGGCGTTGGCCGGAGGGTTGACCTACGTGAACGTGCACACCGCCGCGAATCCGGGTGGGGAAATTCGCGGCCAGATCCGCGGGTCCGTCACCGCCATGCCGTTTGCCGTGGCCATGTCAGGCGCGGCCGAGCGACCGAACCCGGTGGAGACGCCGGGCACCGGTTCCGGGATGGTCGCGCTGGAAGGGAATACGGTGTGGATGAACCTGCAGTATCGGGACCTCACCGGGCCGGCGGTGGCGGCGCACATTCATGGTCCCGCGGGTGTGGAGGAAAGCGCCGGGGTGCTGGTCAATCTCGCCCCGCAGCACGTCGGGCCATTTGGGGCGGGTGGAGCCTTCTTCGGCGTTGCTCACCTGACGTCGGAACAGGTGACAATGCTCCGGGACGGGTTGACCTATGTGAATATCCACACCGGGGCACATGGGGGAGGGGAGATCCGGGGACAGGTGGTGTCCGCAGTTTCGCCGTGAACTCCGATGGGGAGGATGGACGGACCTCTCCGTCGATCCTCCCCGGGATGCGAATGACCGGACTGATCAGGGTCGTCCCCAAAGAAAAGGCCCGAGGCACCTTGAGTGAGGCGCTTCGGGCCGGAGGGGGCGGTGGGTTCAGCTCCGGGGGAGAATGACCGAATCGATGACGTGGATCACGCCGTTGCTCGCGGAGATGTCGGTCTTCACGACCGTGGCCTTGTCCACCTGGACCTTCCCATCCGTCACGCTCACGGTGAACTCCTGACCCTGGACCGTCTTGACCTTGCCGGGCTTGACGTCGGCGGCTTTCACGGTGCCGGGGACGACATGGTACTTGAGGATGGCCTGCAACTTCGCCTTGTTCTCCGGCTTGAGCAGTTCGGCGACGGTCCCTTCGGGGAGTTTGGCGAACGCCTCGTCCGTGGGGGCGAAGACGGTGAAGGGACCCTTGCCCTGCAGGGTTTCGACGAGACCGGCCGCCTGGACTGCGGCAACCAGCGTCTTGAACTGTCCCGCCGACTGGGCGACAGCAACGATATCGGACGGCTTCTTGTAATCGGCCTGAGCGACGCCGATCAGGGCGGAGGTGGCAGCGACGGTGAGGATGGCAACGAGCTTTTTCATGGTTTTACGAGTTCGGATGGATGATTTGGTTGGTACAGGTTCGAACGACGAACGGGTTCAAGGTGGCCAAGGTTTATGTAGTGTCAAAAAAGAGTTTAGTATTTGTCTAAATAACTTTTGGAGTCTTGGCTCTTGTTGATCTTTTGGATAGCATTTGTCGATTGAACGCGGTGGGAGTGGGGCTGCCGAGGTCGCGTGGGTTGGGAAGCGCGATCGGTCTGGGGCGGCGAGGGGCGGGCTCCGTGTTCGTTCCGGCGGAGGCCTGGGGTTAGCGGGGCGGTGAATGCCTTGGGAATCTGGGCCGGCCGACGCCGATGGCGGTGACCGCGACGCAAAGCCATCCGAAAAGGTCGCCGAACCGGCGATAAGGTGTCGCCGGGCCGTTGGACCATCCGATCGAGGCGATTTCCACCCCGGCGCGGTACACGTCGTCGCCCCGGGTCAGGCGGGACGCGTGGATCCGTCCGTGGGGATCGATCCAGCAGGTGATTCCGTTATTGGAGCAGCGGACGAGGGGCAGGCCGGTTTCGATGGCACGGAAGACGGCGTTGGCCATGTGCTGCCATTGGGCGGCGCTTTCGCCGAACCAGGCGTTGTTGGTAAGATTGAGGAGAAAATCGACGCCCTCCTCGGCATGCTGGCGGGCCTGCTGGGGAAAGTTGTCTTCAAAGCAGATCAGGACGGAGGTGGTGGCGTTGAGGTCTGCCAACGGGAAGCGGACAGGGGCATTGCCGGGCTGGAATCCGTCACCGATGGGCGCGAGGCGGCGCAGGAACGGAAGCCAGCGACCGAAGGGGATGTATTCCCCGAACATGACCAGGCGGCGCTTGCGATAGAAGGCCAGTACCTGGCCGTCCGGGTTGACGAGGAAGGCGGCGTTGTAGTAGCGGACGGCACCGTTTGCGGCGGGATCGGGATCCTCCTCGGAATCGTCCGCGCCGAAGATCATCCAGACCCGGGCGGAGCGGACCACCTCGATGAGTCGTTCAAAATCGTCCGGCCCGAGCCCACCCGGCAGCGAAGCCTCGGGCCAGACGATGAGGTTGGGTTGGAAAGCGACTGCCTGGCGGGTGAGATCGAGGAGGGCTTCAAAGCGATTGGCGGACTCTGCCGGATCGAAGATGACGGTCTGCGGGATGCTGGGCTGGACCATGGCGACGGCGAGGCGCGATGGGGGGGGCGGAGCGCGGAGCGCAGCGAATCCGGCAACGCAGGCGACGAGGACGGCAAGACCGGGAGGGGCCAGCGTGCCGTACCAGAGGGTGCGTTGCCCCGGATAGCGGACCAGCAGGAGGAGGGCGATGGCCAGAGCGGACGAGAACCAGACCACGAGGAAGCTGATGCCGTACACGCCTGCGATCGAAGCCGTCTGCACGAGAGGAAGAATCCGGTACTGGGAGGCTCCGAGGAGGTTCCATGGAAAGCCTCCGAACAGGCGGGCGAGAAGCATTTCCCAGGCGACCCAGGCGGCGGCGGCGGTGAGGCACCAACCTTGCAGTCGCCAGGCGGAGATCCCGCGGAGGTGCACGGCCCACTGCCGGGGTGGGCACGGTTCGGCTCCCAGCACACCGAGGCGGCGTCCGCAGGTGGTGACGGCGAGTACCCAGAGGGGCGGGAAAAGGGCCAGGAAGAGGCTGAGTGCCACCCATCCGGCGTAGGCGCCGGCTGGGAAAGGGATGTAGCGGAGCCAGGACAGGCTGATGGCGTAGTGGACGGCCCCGGCGACGTAGGCGGTGCGGAAGGCTAGGCCGGGTTGGGCGCCGGTGACCAGGAGCAGCAGGGCACCCGGGACCAGCCAGGCAAAGGCGGCCATGTCGAGGCGGGGGAACGACGCCGCCCACAAGGTGCCCACGCCTGCCGCCGCGGCGAGTCTCCAGCCATCCGAAGCGAGTGCCTTCAAGCGGCGGCAGCTTGGTTGCGAAGCGCTGCCGGCGGCAAGGATGCGTCTTGGGGAGGGTTGATTCGAGGACTGGGGCGATTGACAAGGGAGGGCGTGCCGTATTTGACTGGTCCCCCGCCCATGTGGCGCGTTCGTCTATCGGTTAGGACACGGCCCTCTCAAGGCTGAAAGACGGGTTCGATTCCCGTACGCGCTACCAAGCTTCCAGGCTCCTCATTTCCAGAGCTCCAGGCTCATCGAATCCCCGGGATCGAGGGTGCGGTGACGACTCCGAGGTGGCGAAGGAGAGGATCCGCCCGGGCCGCAAGCCGCGTAACATCAGCGAGCCGATGGCTGCCATGTGCGGGCAAATCGCCTGGCGGGCGATGAACCTGTTCCCAGTCATCGAGGACGCTCGCCCCTCCCCCCGTTCCGGATGGACGTTAATGCGAGGCGGACTCGGGGGGGGCGGCGCTGATCTTCAGGCCTTCGAGTCTTTCTCCGGTGGAGGTGCGGAGGCGGAGGCAGAACTCCCAGGGGCCGGTGTCCTGGGTGATCTTGAGGAGGAGGAGATTCCAGCCCTGGCGGAGGGAGACGATGGTCTTGAATTCGCCGGGGACGGCGGCGCCACCGCGGTTTGCCTGGGAGACGGGTTCGCCGTTGCACCAGAGTTTGTGTCCGTCATCGGCTCCGAGTTCGACCTGGGCGGGCTGGGCGACGGCGGAGTGGACCCAGGTACGGGCATAACCGGCGCAGCGGTTGGGTCCGGTGCCGGTGGCGAGGAGGTCCATCATCCAGGGGCGATGGGCCTGGGTGCCGGCGGGGAGGGGTTGCCACTGGACTGAGGGATCGTCTCTTTCCGGGGGGAACTCCCGGGCGAAGAGGGAACCGCCTTCGCCGGCGAAGAGGGTGTAGGCACCGGCGAACTGCCAGGCCGTGATGTAGTCGCCGTATTGGTCGAGGCGTTCGAGGACCCGGGCGGCCTGGTCCCGGATGGAGGCATCGGTGGAGGAGGCTTTCAGTTGTTTGGCCAGGGCTTCGGCCTGGGCGGGGGCGGAGGAGGTGAGATGGGTGGCGATGCTGAGGAGGGCGGATTCGGCCTCGGTCCGGATGGAGGGATCGGCGAGGAGCGGCTGGACGACGGGGATGGCGTCGGGATCGGGGACGGAGCCGAGGCCGGAGAGGATGAGTTTGCGGTCGTCGGGTCGTTGGGCCAGGGCGAGGAGGTCGCGATAGGCGGGGAGGCGTTGGGCGGGGGCGAGATTGCCTTGGGCGAGGAGGCGGACGGCGCCGCGGAGGGCGAGGGTTTGGTGGACGGGTTGGGCGGGGGAACGGAGGACCTGAACGAGGGCGGGGATGGCCGCGGGATCGCGCCAGGCTGCGAGCACGCGGAAGGCGGTATCACGGACGGATTCGTCGGGGTGGGCAAGATGGGCGTGGACCGCCCGGAGACCCCCTGGGGTGGCGGTGGTGCCGAGGATTCGGAGGAGGGCGGCACGGCCCTCGGGTTCGGCGTTGGCGAGTCTGGACAGCAGGGGGGCGGTGGCGCCGGCCTTGTCGGAGATCCGGTCGCAGGCGGTATCGAGGGCGGTTTCGAGGTCTTCCAGTTCCTCTTCGGAAGGGGCGGCGAGGAGGAGATCGGCAAGGGGGCCGACATGGGCGGCGGTGCTGGCTTCGCCGAGGGCCTGGATGGCCTGGCGACGGAGCTGGGGGTTGTCGGATTGTGCGGACTGGAGGAGTTCGGGGACGGCCTCGGCGATGCGGCGCTGGCCGGCGAGGGAGACGAGGAGGAGGCGGGTGGGGCCGGAGGCCTGGGGGAGGCGGGCGGCCAGGGCGCGGTCGATGGCGTCGCCGGGGAGGCGGGTGAGGGCGCTTTGAGCGGCCTGGGCGACATCGGGTTGGGGATCGACGCCGGCCTGAAGGAGGGCGGGGATGGCGTCGGCGGAGCCCTGGCGTTCGAGGGTGGAGATGGCGGCAAGGCGGAGCGGGGTGGAACCGCGATTGACCGCGCCGAGGATGGCCGGGGCGACGGCATCGTCACGACGGTCGGCAAGGGCGAGGAGGAGGAGGGACTGGCGGTCGTCCGGGAGGCGGTAGAGTTCGGCGGCGAGGGCTTCGGTGACGGGCTGGCCTGGGAGTTCGCGGGCGGTCCGGAGGCCCATGGCGAAGGCGGGGTGGAGGGGATTGCGGAGGGTGTCGAGGAGGAGGGGGAGGCCGGAGGCCGGTTGGGCGAGGATGGCGCCGCGGGTGGCTTCGAGCTGGCGTTGGAGGGGGACGTTCGCCTGGCGGACGGTGTGGAAGAGCCGGGAGGCCTGCCCGGGTTGTTGCTGATCGAGGGCGCTTTCCGCGGCGAGGATCAGGGCCTCGGCGACGGAGGAGCGGAGGGCGGATGGGGTTGACGCGAGGGCGGCTTCGAGAGCGGCGACGGCGGGGGTTGAGGCGATGCGACCGAGCGCGATGGCGGCGGCGTTGGCGACTTCGGTGTTGGGATCCTGGAGGTGGAGGATCAGGGGATCCACGGCCAAGGCGTCCTGGCGGACGCCGATGGAATTGATGACCCCGGCGAGGAGGTTGCCATTGAGGCGGGAGAGCGCCTGACGGAGGGCCAGGTCGGCTTCGGGACCGGGGATGACTTCGAGCGGGATGCGGGCCCAGGAGGCGAGTTGGGGATCGGAGAGGAGGTTGGCGAGGGCGGGGACGGCCTCGGGTCCGCCGTACACGGCGAGGCGTTTGCAGGCCACGGCCTTTTCGGAGGGGGGGGCGCTGGATTGGAGGATGGAGAGTGCCTGGCGGGCCTGTTCGGCCGAGGCGTAGGGAGGCTCGGCGGCGAGGGTGGGGAGGGCCGCCAGCAGGGCGATCAGGGAGGCGGCAAGGGAGGCGATCGAGGAGCGGTTCATGAGGATGGGGGACGGGGGTGGCTGGCAGGTGCAGGGAGGGGGTTCAGATGCGCCAGGGTTCGCGGAGGGCCTCCGAGCGGAGGCGGTTGGCCTCGTCATCGCCGATGAACGCCAGCTTCACGGGGTCGAAGGTGACTTTGCGACCGAGGAAGAGGGCAATGTTGGCGGCGTGGCAGGTGATATGGGACCAGCAGGCGACGTCGGCGTTGGCGCGGGGTTGGGCGCGGGAACGGACGCAGGCGAGGAAATCGCGCACATGGAAGTTGGCGGGGTATCCGGCGATTTTGGGTCGGGAGCGGTCGATGAGGTTTTCGGGGTGGGCGGCGACTTCGCCGTTGTCGCCGGTTTCGACCCAGCCGAGGGAGCCTTCGTAGCGGACGGGGCAGGAGCCGAGGGGGAGCCAGCCATCGTTGCGGAGGACGAGTTTGACGCCGTTGGCGTAGCGGGCGTGAAGTTGATCACCCACGGGCCAGTACTCGACCGCGGCGGTGTCGTCGGCCTGGTTGGCCCA from Verrucomicrobiia bacterium encodes:
- a CDS encoding RNA polymerase sigma factor produces the protein MIRSDVDFEELVRDHHAALYRFALSMSRQPSDAADLVQETFLRWARHGHRLADPSRVRAWLFTTLYREAGARRRRLLRFPHFSLADVEPELPDIPPAAPAETDGRLVLEALARLDAPFAAAVALFYLENYTYPEIAGILRVPVGTVKSRVARGIAQLQRHLLSRTSDTPAKPRP
- a CDS encoding HEAT repeat domain-containing protein, translated to MNRSSIASLAASLIALLAALPTLAAEPPYASAEQARQALSILQSSAPPSEKAVACKRLAVYGGPEAVPALANLLSDPQLASWARIPLEVIPGPEADLALRQALSRLNGNLLAGVINSIGVRQDALAVDPLILHLQDPNTEVANAAAIALGRIASTPAVAALEAALASTPSALRSSVAEALILAAESALDQQQPGQASRLFHTVRQANVPLQRQLEATRGAILAQPASGLPLLLDTLRNPLHPAFAMGLRTARELPGQPVTEALAAELYRLPDDRQSLLLLALADRRDDAVAPAILGAVNRGSTPLRLAAISTLERQGSADAIPALLQAGVDPQPDVAQAAQSALTRLPGDAIDRALAARLPQASGPTRLLLVSLAGQRRIAEAVPELLQSAQSDNPQLRRQAIQALGEASTAAHVGPLADLLLAAPSEEELEDLETALDTACDRISDKAGATAPLLSRLANAEPEGRAALLRILGTTATPGGLRAVHAHLAHPDESVRDTAFRVLAAWRDPAAIPALVQVLRSPAQPVHQTLALRGAVRLLAQGNLAPAQRLPAYRDLLALAQRPDDRKLILSGLGSVPDPDAIPVVQPLLADPSIRTEAESALLSIATHLTSSAPAQAEALAKQLKASSTDASIRDQAARVLERLDQYGDYITAWQFAGAYTLFAGEGGSLFAREFPPERDDPSVQWQPLPAGTQAHRPWMMDLLATGTGPNRCAGYARTWVHSAVAQPAQVELGADDGHKLWCNGEPVSQANRGGAAVPGEFKTIVSLRQGWNLLLLKITQDTGPWEFCLRLRTSTGERLEGLKISAAPPESASH
- a CDS encoding fasciclin domain-containing protein, encoding MKKLVAILTVAATSALIGVAQADYKKPSDIVAVAQSAGQFKTLVAAVQAAGLVETLQGKGPFTVFAPTDEAFAKLPEGTVAELLKPENKAKLQAILKYHVVPGTVKAADVKPGKVKTVQGQEFTVSVTDGKVQVDKATVVKTDISASNGVIHVIDSVILPRS
- a CDS encoding CHRD domain-containing protein, whose amino-acid sequence is MSRAREGWIAVLTLLAWGGPPAVKAMDFRVAQLPNGHVFQCANCHVSPGGGGPRNPFGQAVEAITGTTSRAFWSAALAALDSDGDGFTNGEELGDPEGTRNLIPNHQVTNPGDPNSRPAPPANQPPTVALIAPLDGARFEAPALVEMVAEASDPDGNVVRVEFLRNGEVAGEVAVPPYVLTLPLAPGVHMLAVRATDDDGDTATSTAISVEVGDAPGVEPTRLTGVTPVAEGLELSWSDGVGPFVVQSAVHLDEPWVATGGVSAARMATVPSDGAGGYFRIVDLAGAGPIGFTVTLAGAFERPEPVITDGTGAGTLRLDGETLTFEIEYAGLSGPAVAAHIHGPSDMTASSGVMVNLAPFHEGDFGASGRFSGSVPLEPAVKAALLDGRTYVNIHTGAHGGGEIRGQVLPILHQAVLNGASERPNPVVSNGRGTALFLLDGLQLTLEIAYRGLSGPATMAHIHGPANAAGTAGVLIDLEPFHAGPFGVSGHFSGTATLTPAQLEALAGGLTYVNVHTAANPGGEIRGQIRGSVTAMPFAVAMSGAAERPNPVETPGTGSGMVALEGNTVWMNLQYRDLTGPAVAAHIHGPAGVEESAGVLVNLAPQHVGPFGAGGAFFGVAHLTSEQVTMLRDGLTYVNIHTGAHGGGEIRGQVVSAVSP
- the lnt gene encoding apolipoprotein N-acyltransferase — encoded protein: MKALASDGWRLAAAAGVGTLWAASFPRLDMAAFAWLVPGALLLLVTGAQPGLAFRTAYVAGAVHYAISLSWLRYIPFPAGAYAGWVALSLFLALFPPLWVLAVTTCGRRLGVLGAEPCPPRQWAVHLRGISAWRLQGWCLTAAAAWVAWEMLLARLFGGFPWNLLGASQYRILPLVQTASIAGVYGISFLVVWFSSALAIALLLLVRYPGQRTLWYGTLAPPGLAVLVACVAGFAALRAPPPPSRLAVAMVQPSIPQTVIFDPAESANRFEALLDLTRQAVAFQPNLIVWPEASLPGGLGPDDFERLIEVVRSARVWMIFGADDSEEDPDPAANGAVRYYNAAFLVNPDGQVLAFYRKRRLVMFGEYIPFGRWLPFLRRLAPIGDGFQPGNAPVRFPLADLNATTSVLICFEDNFPQQARQHAEEGVDFLLNLTNNAWFGESAAQWQHMANAVFRAIETGLPLVRCSNNGITCWIDPHGRIHASRLTRGDDVYRAGVEIASIGWSNGPATPYRRFGDLFGWLCVAVTAIGVGRPRFPRHSPPR